From the Lathyrus oleraceus cultivar Zhongwan6 chromosome 4, CAAS_Psat_ZW6_1.0, whole genome shotgun sequence genome, one window contains:
- the LOC127135955 gene encoding KDEL-tailed cysteine endopeptidase CEP2-like, translating to MIIYSNRGECCWAFTAVTAVEGIVKIKIGDLISLSEQQLVDCDKQSHGCKGGSIDSAFESIVNDQGILRETDYPYKGVDQTCQLNGQVQVGAQINSYATVTPNDEQQLLQVVAQQPVSTAISIGDEFKKYMHGVYSGLCGTDLNHTVTIVGYGISEEGMKYWMVKKSWGENWGENGYMRVLGENDETGGQCGIAMYAYYLIVGNFKLFFTILVLVVSL from the exons ATGATTATATATTCCAATCGTGGTG AATGTTGTTGGGCTTTTACAGCTGTGACAGCTGTAGAAGGTATTGTTAAAATCAAAATAGGTGATTTGATTTCATTGTCAGAGCAACAACTGGTTGATTGTGATAAGCAAAGCCACGGGTGTAAAGGTGGTTCTATTGACTCTGCCTTTGAATCTATAGTAAACGATCAAGGAATTCTTCGAGAAACTGATTATCCTTATAAAGGAGTTGATCAAACTTGCCAACTAAATGGTCAAGTACAAGTCGGAGCTCAAATAAATAGTTATGCAACCGTAACTCCCAATGATGAACAACAACTACTACAAGTTGTGGCGCAACAGCCAGTATCAACTGCAATCTCTATAGGTGATGAATTTAAGAAATACATGCATGGGGTTTATTCAGGATTGTGTGGAACCGATTTGAACCATACAGTTACAATAGTTGGTTATGGAATAAGTGAAGAAGGGATGAAGTATTGGATGGTTAAGAAATCTTGGGGTGAAAACTGGGGTGAGAATGGTTACATGAGGGTACTCGGAGAAAATGATGAAACTGGAGGTCAATGTGGCATTGCTATGTATGCTTATTACCTAATAGTTGGTAATTTTAAACTGTTTTTTACCATATTAGTTCTTGTTGTGTCGTTATAA